Within the Candidatus Borreliella tachyglossi genome, the region TTTGCTAAATTTTTAACAATAATGGTACATAGCCAACCGCTGTAGTTCCAGGCACCCTTTCATGCATATACCAACCAGAAAATAAAGATATCATGAACTTAACATTTCTACTATGAAGATGAAATACTTTTAATTTTCCCGTTTCATCACTATATTTAGTGTATACACTCCTTTCATTGTCAACTGTACCAGTTTCTACACTAAGAAATATATCTAAATATACAGCTTCATCTCGATCATCATCGTCAAACATTAAGGTAACTTCTTTATTGTTTATTAAGTCTAGGATAAGTGATTTTCTTGTATATTCATAGGGATATAGATATCTACTTTTATTGGATGCTCTTTGAATTGTAAAACTTGATGGTATACCCATAATTTGTTTAGGTGGTGGTACTTTTTGTAACTCGTTGTAACTGCTCATTATGAGTAATTTATCACTAGAGGACATTTTAGAGTACGCCTTGATACTTCGCTTGAGTTCCGACTCAATTTTGCTAAAAAGATTGCTAATACTACTAGATTGATTGTTTAATATTTTACTTAGTATGCTGGAATACACTCTATTAACAAAACTATCATCATTTGCTAGTTCGCTAGCTATAGTACTTTTTATGACTTGTTTAAACTCACCTAAACCCTCTCCTCTAAATGTTTTGTCCTTTACGGTCTTTAGGAAGTTTTCAAAAGTGATAGCATTAAGGTTTGCAATACCATCATCAACTGGTAATAGGTCGCTATTATTGACGCTAGCAACTCTATTTAAGTCTTTTATTTGTATAGTATCAATCTCGTCAACTAGTAATTTTCCATTATCACCATCAGGCATAAAATCTCCTTATTTTTAATTGTTAAAAGTAATAAGCTCTTGGTCTTCTTTATCATAAAGTTTAAGCACCCTCCCTATAGGGATTAATTCTTTAATAAATGCATAAATTGAGTGTGAATACCCTTTAGGAAGGAAATTAAATACCAACTTTTTACACACTCTGGCATACCCCTCTTTGGTAGTACACATTATTATTTTCTTGGGTTTTATACCTTTAGGAGTGCTTGGTGATACATAGGTAATAAAATTGGTTGTCATTGAGCCTTTAAGTTTAATGCTAATAACACCTGCAGACTCTGTACTAACTTGTACGTCAACATTAAGAAAAGCTTTAAACAATCTTATAAAACTTTCGTCTGTACCAATATGGCGTTTTGCAAAAATTACACTATTAATGTTTTTTGTTAAGCTTACTAGTGTTTGTGATTTTGAATAAAATATCCTAAATAGTATGGATAGTTTAAATGCAATAAATCTTGAGCTTACATGCTCCTTTGCATCAAAATCAATAAAGTTTGAATTTAATTCTTTAAGTTCCGATAAAATTGTGTGAGCATAGTGTAATTCATTTTTAATAAATTTTTCTACTTGAGTATTTCTTAAGAAATTAGGTATATTCATTATAACTATTTCCTTTAAGTATCAATGTCGATTAATAACCTGTCGACTATGTCAAAAAGTAAAATCTCATTATCACCGATTGCAAAATCTTGATTGATTTTAAAATTAGTCTTACTTATACTCTTAATATTTTGTGTATCATCATCTTTAATATAAACCCCGATATTCATTGCTTTAATCCCTACAACCTCATTAACAGGTGCTAGGAAATCTTGATATTCAAAGCTAATTCCCATATCTTTATAATTATTCTCACAAATTCTTGTATAAATATCCCTTATTTGTGTATCAACTTCTAGATAAATGTAGTTCTTAAGGTCAAGTTTGTACTTAACACTTAAATAACAATACTTGCGTTTTCCTAAACTTACCTTATATTCTTTACGCTGTCCTTGTAAGTTAAAACCATCAATTAAAATATCACCTTCAAGCACAGTTCCACTGGGGGTTGTGTAATATAACACTTCCCATAAATCGGCTTTAAATTTAGAGTCTAGGATGGCGTTCTTAGTATCATTTAGTACAGTATCATCAACTATTATGTAAATATTAGCTTTACCTGCAGTACTTAAAATATTTGCATGTATAACAGGTTTAAGATTAAGTAAAGCCGTCTTAACGGCCTCGTGGGTAGTACTTTTTGCATTTATGTGATTTTGTATAGCAGTCCAATACTCACCCTCTGGTGCGAGTTTAGAAAAGAAAAGATTAAGTTCATCAATAATTTCTACTTCAAGTAAAGCTAGTGAATTAGCTATTATGTTATAAATGGAACTGTGATCATCTGTAATATCAATATTATGCATAGTCTTAAGGTATTCTCGTTTTTGATTGACTATATCCTTAATTGATTGTTTAACTGCACCGAAGTTTGGATCAAATAGTATGCTCATATAGCAAAGTCCATAACTAGTAGGATACTCATACAGCAAAGTCCATAACTAAAGTATCACCAACGAAATAAAACTCGACACGCACACAACCCTCATTAAAAGTTGCCTCAACATTAACAAGGTCAATTTTTA harbors:
- a CDS encoding DUF276 domain-containing protein (DUF276 is restricted to Borreliella and related spirochetes.) encodes the protein MSILFDPNFGAVKQSIKDIVNQKREYLKTMHNIDITDDHSSIYNIIANSLALLEVEIIDELNLFFSKLAPEGEYWTAIQNHINAKSTTHEAVKTALLNLKPVIHANILSTAGKANIYIIVDDTVLNDTKNAILDSKFKADLWEVLYYTTPSGTVLEGDILIDGFNLQGQRKEYKVSLGKRKYCYLSVKYKLDLKNYIYLEVDTQIRDIYTRICENNYKDMGISFEYQDFLAPVNEVVGIKAMNIGVYIKDDDTQNIKSISKTNFKINQDFAIGDNEILLFDIVDRLLIDIDT
- a CDS encoding DUF685 domain-containing protein; the encoded protein is MPDGDNGKLLVDEIDTIQIKDLNRVASVNNSDLLPVDDGIANLNAITFENFLKTVKDKTFRGEGLGEFKQVIKSTIASELANDDSFVNRVYSSILSKILNNQSSSISNLFSKIESELKRSIKAYSKMSSSDKLLIMSSYNELQKVPPPKQIMGIPSSFTIQRASNKSRYLYPYEYTRKSLILDLINNKEVTLMFDDDDRDEAVYLDIFLSVETGTVDNERSVYTKYSDETGKLKVFHLHSRNVKFMISLFSGWYMHERVPGTTAVGYVPLLLKI
- a CDS encoding DUF735 family protein; the protein is MNIPNFLRNTQVEKFIKNELHYAHTILSELKELNSNFIDFDAKEHVSSRFIAFKLSILFRIFYSKSQTLVSLTKNINSVIFAKRHIGTDESFIRLFKAFLNVDVQVSTESAGVISIKLKGSMTTNFITYVSPSTPKGIKPKKIIMCTTKEGYARVCKKLVFNFLPKGYSHSIYAFIKELIPIGRVLKLYDKEDQELITFNN